A region from the Mya arenaria isolate MELC-2E11 chromosome 2, ASM2691426v1 genome encodes:
- the LOC128215526 gene encoding tRNA pseudouridine(38/39) synthase-like yields the protein MEEACKKLIGEYDFRNFCKFNVKDGITNYVRKIMEVEVKTLDETDDGFTMCELTIVGRAFLWHQIRSIFSVLFLVGKGKELVEVVDELLNIEKNPRKPQYNMSSDAPLCLYDADFGGEYEWIYEAECHEDNLTSLQQLWAEHSIKSNTVTLPWCDLSPPLLMQSEWLVEDRNPKVLMERQGGCK from the exons ATGGAAGAAGCCTGCAAAAAATTGATTGGCGAATATGACTTCCGCAACTTCTGCAAGTTCAATGTTAAAGATGGCATTACAAACTATGTTCGAAAAATCATGGAGGTTGAAGTCAAGACTCTAGATGAGACCGATGACGGATTCACAATGTGCGAACTCACGATCGTCGGGAGGGCGTTCCTGTGGCATCAGATTCGCAGCATCTTTTCTGTGCTGTTCCTTGTTGGCAAAGGGAAAGAATTGGTTGAA GTGGTTGATGAACTTCTGAACATTGAGAAAAATCCGCGTAAGCCGCAATATAACATGTCATCTGACGCGCCTTTGTGCTTGTATGACGCTGACTTTGGAGGAGAATATGAGTGGATTTACGAAGCTG AATGCCATGAAGACAACCTCACCTCCCTCCAGCAGCTTTGGGCTGAGCATTCCATCAA aagCAAT ACTGTGACATTGCCCTGGTGTGATCTGAGTCCCCCTTTACTGATGCAGTCTGAATGGCTCGTAGAAGACAGGAATCCTAAGGTGCTGATGGAGAGACAGGGAGGCTGTAAGTAG